A genomic segment from Aegilops tauschii subsp. strangulata cultivar AL8/78 chromosome 1, Aet v6.0, whole genome shotgun sequence encodes:
- the LOC109786767 gene encoding uncharacterized protein — protein MASNQNQASYAAGETKARTEEKTGQMMDKAGQATEATKQKAGETAEATKQKAGEAKDKTAQTAQAAKDRAVESKDQTGSFLGEKTEAAKQKAAETAEAAKQKTSETAQYAQERSSDAAQYTKESAIAGKDKTGSVLQQAGETVVNAVVGAKDAVANTLGMGGDNTNTAKDTTTEKITRDH, from the exons atgGCCTCCAACCAGAACCAGGCGAGCTACGCGGCCGGCGAGACCAAGGCCCGCACCGAG GAGAAGACCGGGCAGATGATGGACAAGGCGGGGCAGGCCACGGAGGCCACGAAGCAGAAGGCCGGCGAGACGGCCGAGGCCACCAAGCAGAAGGCCGGCGAGGCCAAGGACAAGACGGCCCAAACGGCGCAGGCCGCCAAGGACCGCGCCGTCGAGAGCAAGGACCAGACCGGCAGCTTCCTCGGCGAGAAGACGGAGGCGGCCAAGCAGAAGGCCGCCGAGACGGCCGAGGCGGCCAAGCAGAAGACGTCGGAGACGGCGCAGTACGCGCAGGAGAGGTCCTCTGACGCGGCGCAGTACACCAAGGAGTCCGCCATCGCCGGCAAGGACAAGACCGGCAGCGTGCTCCAGCAGGCCGGCGAGACGGTGGTGAACGCCGTGGTGGGCGCCAAGGACGCCGTGGCGAACACGCTGGGCATGGGCGGCGACAACACCAACACCGCCAAGGACACCACCACCGAGAAGATCACCAGGGATCACTAG